The window ttttcgatataactgggagaatttctacgagattttcaaaatactgattgcggattccgccaaagggataacgagttgctggtacatttgatgatgatgttgtgaaatataaaaggtcttCCGGTGGTAACGGCGAAGGGACAAGGTATAAAtaacgaggttataataagagtaatcTTACGGAgatgtcgaagtggagctgtgacaaacttggctattttggaaaggatTTGTAAGGTTGTTTTAGCTATTAAGTGGTAAAGAATtcaacacaggtacgtgttaaactatgaatttggattcgagggtTTTCAGGtacgtaaatcttttcttctgtagacgaGGTACGGCGGGTTCGACTTCTCGATCgagatatttttaagaatcatgataggtttgaacgcggattgtgatTGTCAAGATGCAAATTAGGTTTaagaggaaatcaagtggcaagcttgaagaattatttagtttcatatgttataatcaatattttaatttaattcattttaattgtccaaagttagcagtctaatagtccgatggttcaatgattcatatataatttaatatataatattcgaattaaataatacgtatcgtgacccgtgtaccggtctcggtgtcgatcacaactcaaagtatatatatattttggaatcaactccgaccctgtatagccaactcccatcttcacatatagagtgtctacggttgttccgaaatatatatatagatgggtcgatatgataagtcgaaaccttgtatacgtgtcccgttatttaaagtgcgtaaaagtaaataacagaaattaaatgacgataaataaatttgcgagaatgtaaattgcgataatataaattgcgataaattaaatgttaatcagttagctgggaacagttagccggaacagttagcgtggaatccttaacagatttacaattagttaattcgtatgtttctaacaaattttatttttgtccaatgtttttcttcgttatgccacttgttgaattcggattggtaaaaatccaaatatgaaattgaaatgaaaatgataaatctGGGGTGAGCGAATATgaatattggtggttgtaagtaggataatagatgaccgttgaatcagattcgaagaatgtacaatgtaacttattaaggtgaattcTAAATATTTCCTCAGGTAcgacccacccgttaaaatattttcatcattaacagtttgtacgaagaaatttttaattacaatctttatgaaaatatacttacatatatattttcttcagatgtaatcatagatttaatgagtcaataagatattaaactcatttgacttatcgttaataccagattacataatttctaaagcattagaaattacataatcgccaggtcgaacgaagataaatgaggtaaaacgatttGTAAAgcgaagataaccgatgtagattGATGTGttgaacgaagttcatactcgaagtacagatggtgatattgaggcgtgtaatgttggtattcgaggtacagattgtgatattgagagttacggcgcggttatggtttagagatgataagggtactgtcgacgtcgatgatggtggtactgattatgctgctggtgctgctgctgatgttcgtaaccttcgcaccaggttctccaaagtcgtcacacgagcgcgtagttcgttaacttcttctagtactacggaatgattgacggttgaagcgagtgaatgaataaaattcgaactatgggatagtatgtaatcgtgatgggatactcggaaaaaggagagagaaaatggtttctcgaacaggttcgccagtaagcgcttcaggttgaaaagggcaatttggtggatagaagagatcttcgacgtgaaatgattttcggatatcggatgatattataactatatagaatatctatatgtatttcaTAGACTAccaaggaatttacggcatatatcaggcaagtctacagatatgctaagatatgaatcttgtctatacactatcgatgcagtaaatgcagtaagacgtgtctagacttatgaatgataagcaggcaatttcctaaggatgataagcagatgatttccgactagaaatgataagcaaaactttttgacaggcagacacggtcaaagtccagactcattaatgtattctaacaactactagtcagacacactaatgcaagacctggttcgctaagaccaacgctctgataccaactgttgaagacgtcgtccggaaggattagtcgcggacatcacaaaaacaaacattctacatacgagtttagaacaaaaagcctcaattcgattatcattagttacacttgacgggtgtaagcgagaacttatgttatatggccatatgggttgacaaccctcatctttgacggttcgctaccgtctacgaatgaaatatattttcgagaatcagtgtttgttctagcactatggatggggtatacaatggatggaatgttaagctttgataattgggtactcgtgaatattaccttttagaatgtattactattatttcaactttgcaaaccttgtggttcgacttacttacttttgctcacttacttacttaaacctataatttcaccaacgttttcgttgacagatttctatgtttttctcaggtcttgcacgatatgtgatacatgcttccgctcattatttgatacttgcattggatgtcgagtatacatgcattacttggagcgtcttttgactttactttaaaccgcgtcgcctagatttcaaatgtacttataaccttgtaacttaacttttggttgaacaattcttgtaaactttgaaaacaatctttattttgaaatgagggtgacatattttggtcaaacattgtcataaagacttatgaccaggtaatgggacccacgtagtcgacgccatcacttgacgatttgtcggggtcgctacaattaaatcgtttatttttcgaaagacacacaacttaaacattcaagaaatcttcatataaatcagatggtttctcagtgactgttggatcgacgttatccacaaagtttacttccttttctttatctttcagcgaatcctgatacatcttaacaagatgtttagatgttcggcaagtattagcccagtggcccattctaccacatctgtagcaagattcttcagaatttttagaagaattttcttcaacatcttgtttagtgggcttgttttgtggttgatatttatattttcgtggattattatttctttgaccaccacggccacgaccacgaccacgtcctcgcccattaccattaccataaggatggtttctaccatagttatggcttttggcatgatgatggtgatggttattataaccacgaccttgcccgcgtccttgtccctgtttataattatttgcagtatttgcttcagggattgcaagtgtaccagtaggacgggattgctgatttttcattaatagctcatcattttgctctgcaactaagagatatgaattaagttcaggatatgttttgaactttagcattctcaaatttctttgcactgtgatgtttgcagcattcattgtggagaaagttttctccatcatgtctgcatcacttatttcatgtccacagaatttaagttgtgaacatgtattatacagagctgagctatattcatttactttcttaaagtcttggaaccttaatgttctccattgttccatagcagctggaagtaaaatttctctttgattattgaatctgcttttgagaccttcccataaaacatggggatcttctacagtcacataattattttgtaagcattcatcaatatgttgatgaataaagcaacatgccgttgcttgttctttttcagaactagtgttgttttcatttatggcttcaagaatgcccattgatttaagatgcatttttacttttataacccatggcatgtagttgtttccggttgattctaaaggagtaaatttaagcttttccatattcgacattttctattaaaacaaacaacatgataaattatagtcactttatattcataagtatataaacattaaacataaatttaatataacataaatgataagtaggtgacagtgtcgaccatatgtaagcaatcattaataaatgttatataacataaatataaatattagtaaacataaatgataattaggcgacattgtcggccatataaatgttagataatagaaatataaatgttagtaacataaatgataattaggcgacagtgtcggccatataaatgttagataattgaaatataaatgttagcaacataaatgataattagacgacagtgtcgaccatatattattcaggtggtataaccgaccatatatcatttaggtggcagagccaaccataattagtattaagattatcgtgctgataacgtgttataattcagtaggcttataactacctttagtggtttgattcttgatgttataattcagtaggcttataactacctttagtgatttgattcttgattaagaatactaataatgaagtgtaagaacaaagatgataatggagagaaagaaagaaacactttgtaagtgtgagaaatggtgcaaatttaatgcttgcattcatggctatttatagcaaaaatatcacaagtttaggtaatacaataatattacttttgtgtatcaataattgactatcaatttatatatatatatatatttatatattataacaggtTTGATTTTATTAAAACTAGTTATACATTAGTTAAAATTTAAAAAGTAGTTGTACCCCATTCAAACCTTAATTTAGTTATAACGTTTTGATTATTATCTATTGCGTATTTGCGTTAGTATATCTTCAAATCTAAATTAAATGCTTATAAGAAATTTTAAGACATGTATACAATAACTGTTTTATGTCTTAAAGAAGATTTAAATAAGTGATATCCATTAATACTCTCTCTCTAAATCGCGTTCACACTACATCTCTGGATCTAGATCCAAACTTTAGCTACTGATTTCTTCACCGGAATTCATTGCTGGGGAGGGTTTCGATTGGGGTGGGATGAAGCTTAAAGAGAGAAGTGAAAATGTTTGGCGTGTTGTTCACAGGAAAAATGGCAAACGAACGTCAACTACAATTGATAACCCGTACAGAGATATGGATAAGGTAACCACTACCTATTATATCACAAATTTTCCTGATGATGTAGATGTGACACGTCTACGGAATTCGTGCAAAACTTTTGGTCATCTGGTTGATGTCTACATAGCCATCAAACGTTCAAAGGTGGGTAAACGTTTTGGTTTTCTTAAGTTTGTGGGAGTCAAAGATGAGGATTTGTTGGGTAAATCCCTAGCAAATATCTGGTTCGGCAATTTTAGAATGTATGCCTCAATTGCTAGGTTCCAACGATCCTCTAAACAACATGAACCGAATAAAACAGAACCGAAGAAAAAAGAGGAACCCCATGTTAAGATGAGTCAACCATCTAAGACTGCTAACTCTGAGAACCATGCACATGGTTCTGATTCTGATAATTCTTATAAGAATGCGTTTAAGAATGGTCCACAAAGAAATGAGGTGAAGAAGGCTGTAAAAAGGAAAATTGCATTGGTGGAACAAGATTTAGTTGATTTTCCTACATCCTTGGAAGCTATTTTGATCAGGGTTAAAGAAATTGAGACTATGATTAATTTTCCAAGGATTTGCAGGGAAGAGGGATTTGTGGATGTATCCATAAATCATGCAGGAGGCTTTTGGCTATGGATACACTTTTCCTCTCCGGAAGCGTGTAATACTTTCAAAAACAATATTTTCCTTCGTACTTTGTACACGACTTCTAAACCTGTCTCGAAAACTTTTGTGGTGGAGGAGAGATTTGTTTGGTTGGAGATATCAGGTATGCCTTTAACAGGATGGGGTTCTAATCCGTATAAACGAGTGGCAGGGATGTTTGGTAGAATGCTTTTCTTTGAAAAAGGATAAGATTCACCAATGTGTCTCGGGCGTGTTTGTGTTGCTACTAAACATAAGGGCTTCATTAATGAGGTGATCACTACTGGTGTTCGTGGTAGCGAATATGACGTTCATGTACATGAAATTGGTGCCTGGAATCTTCAAATTGATAAACTTATTGATGTAGAAGACAAGGAAGACAGTAGTGATTCTGAGACACATGATATAAGAAATGAGGAAGAAATCTTAAAGCCTTATGAAAATATACTCGTTGAAGATGTGGAGGAGACAGTAAAGGAAACACAGGAGTTGAATGACGAGGTAAGCACAAACAATAACAACCAAAGTGATATCAATAAGGAAGGTTCTGACATACCACACATGGGAGATAATAATTTGGTTAACGAACCTATTATATCCCCTGATGAGGTGGTTCCAGAGACGGAATTTCCTCAATCATTAAATAATAAGCGCTCTAGTCCATCTTCTATCTCAAATGTCACTAAACGGTGTGTTCGTGGTGTTTCGGTATTATATGAATTAGATAAGATGATTGATTTGGGAGAAAAAATGGGATACGATGTTTCAGAATGTCAAAATGCTTTTCACAATTTGATAGACAGGATTGGTGTAAATATGGTTGATAAATGAATATCTTATCAATTAATATTAGAGGGAGTAAGAAGTGGAGGAAACAAACATGGATTAGGGATTTATGTTATAAGAACAAGATTCAATTTCTTGGAATCCAAGAATCGAAGATGCCGACTTTAGAACCATTTCGTTTACGGTCTATGTGGGGAAATTTTTCTTATGATTTTGCTTGCTCTTTATCAAGGGGTCATTCGGGTGGCATTGTTTCTATATGGGATCCAAATGTTTTTATAAAAGAGCAAATTTGGTGTGATGATTGGTTTGTGATTGTTAAAGGAAAATGGGTGAATGCAAATGATACTTACTTcattattaatgtatatatatggTCCTCAAGATACGGGTGATAAGCTTAATTTATGGAGTCGGCTCTCTTCTTTCAAAACTAATCACGTGGGCCATTACATAATCTTTGGCGATTTTAACGAAGTTCATACTGCAAACGATAGATTCGGTTCTGTTTTCAATGCTACTGGCGCGTTGGCATTCAATAATTTTATTAACGATGCTGAACTTTTCGATATGCCTCTTGGTGGCCTTAGATTCACCTGGATGAACAAAAGTGGTTCTAAGATGAGCCATATCGACAGATTCTTGATTTCTCACGAAGTTATGAATGAATTTCCGGAAGTGAAATTGGAGGCTTTAAATCGGGGTTGGTCGGATCATGTCCCTTTATTTTTTTCATGTTAATAAACGTGATTTCGGTCCATCCCTTTTAAGTTTTTTAACTCTTGGTTACAAAGGGATGGTTTTATTGAGTTTGTGCGTGATTCTTGGTTAGCTGAAGACATGCAGGTTAGTCTTTTTGATAAATGTGGCAGACTAAAAGAAAAAATAAAGGGTTGGATGGCGGATAAAAGAATTACTGAGAATACACGCAAAAAGTTGCTTCAAGATAAAATTCAGGAGATTGATATTAAATTGGATAATACTTGTGCCTCTCTTGAGGAGATAGACGAGAGGACAAGCAATATCAAAGAGTTAGAAGATTTCATGAGAATGGAAGAGTTGGACATTCAACAAAAAGCTCGTCTTAAATGGAATGTCGAGGGTGACGAAAACTCAAAATATTTTCACGGGTTGATTAATAGCAGACGACATCAACAGATGGTGAATGGTATTCTTATTGATGGTGTTTGGAATACTAATCCTCATTTTATTAAAAAAGAGTTTGTCAAATTTTATGCCCAAAAATTTGACAATCATGAGTCTGGAGTCCGGTTTCCTTTGATTACTATTTCAAATTGTTTATCGACTGATGATAATCTTATTCTCGAAGGTCTTATCAGTGAATAAGAGGTTAAAGACGCAGTGTGGGCATGTGGTAGTCAAAAGGCGCCGGGGCCGGATGGTTATTCGTTCCATTTTTTAAAAACTTTTTGGGATATTGTCAAAAATGATGTAATGGAGTGTGTTTCTCAGGTTTTTGCTTCAGGTTCTCTCCCTCCTGGAACGAATTGTGCCTTCATCCCTTTAATTCCCAAGATATCTAATCCAGTGTGCATTAAGGATTATAGACCAATATCCCTGGTTGGCATGATTTATAAAATCATTGCTAAGATTCTTGCTTTAAGGATGGCTCGTGTGATGGATCACATTATTAGCCCGGAGCAATATGCTTTTATTATGGGTAGACAAATTCTTGACGGGCCTTTGATGTTGAGCGAGATTATAGCTTGGTATAAGAGAAAAAAAGTAAGTTGCTGCTATTTAAAGTCGATTTCGAGAAGGCCTATGATTCGGTGAGTTGGGAGTTTTTAGAGCATATGATGGTAAGGATGGGTTTCGGATCTACGTGGCGTTCTTGGATCTCAATGTGTTTGAAAAATGCTCGATCGTTCGTGATTATTAATGGAAGCCCTACTCTGGAATTCTACATTAAAAGAGGTTTGCGACAAGGGGATCCTTTAAGTCCTTTCCTCTTTTTAATTGTGATGGAGGGCCTTCATCTCATGTTGCAAGACGGAGTTAATTCCAATTTAATTCACGGTACGAAGGTAGGAGCGCAAGGCTTAAATATATCTCATTTTTTCTATGCGGATGATGTGGTTATCTTATCGGAGTGGAATAATCACGATATGAATCATATAATTCAGATGCTTCATATATTCTATGTGGCTTCGGGTCTCAAGATAAATATCGAGAAATCGAATGTGTATGGTATCGGTGTTACGGAGACAGAGATTCAAGATATGGCTGCGGTTACAGGTTGTCAACCTGGGACGATCCCTTTTACTTACTTGGGTCTTCCATTGGGAGTCAATATGAATTCCTTAAAGAATTGGAACATGTTGGCGGAAAGATTCGATAACAAAATATCGCGTTGGAAAGCTAATATGTTATCAATTGGTGGACGCTTAACATTGATAAAATCAGTGTTAGGCAGCTTAGGGATATATTTCCTTTCATTGTTTAAGTGTCCCGAAGGAGTTCTAAAATCCCTTGAAAGTGCCCGAGCTAGGTTCTTTTGGGGTAATGGCCCGGGTTCGATAAAAATGGCTTGGGTTAATTGGCACAATGTTCTCGCTTCTCATAGTAAAGGTGGATTGAATGTGGGGAGTCTTAAAGCTTTTAATTTAGCTTTACTTTTGAAATCGAAGTGGCGATATCTAAATAATCCCGACAGTTTGTAGGTTAAAGTAATCAAATCGATTCATGGATCTGATGTAAATTGTCTTGAAGGTAGGTCTCGTTTTACGGGTGTGTGGACAAACATTACTTCTGCTTTTAAATTACTTCATGATGCGAACATTATTCAGCATCATTCTTTTCGAAAAAAATTGGGGAATGGGTTACATGCTCGTTTCTGGAAGGATGTTTGGATCGGAGATTATCCTTTAGCTTCTCGGTTTGAGCGGTTATTCAGATTGATATTGATGCAGATTGCTTGGTTACGGATAGGTTAATTGATGGTAtttgtgtaacaccccgtcaaatccctttaacggaatgttaactctggtcccagtgcttggtttgacttctacgtaacagcaatattctacagcggaagcaattaatacctgagaataaaacacgcaaaacgggtcaacaataatgttgagtgaatctgcaGGTttaaggtaaacaatacagtatgtttaagaaataacatttcgaaaacatttactagtgaaagaccaccaaagtttaatgttaaagtttttagacaacaccgtttctcgtttcaaaagtttgttaacactaccatgtcaaatttcaatcatttgtagacaacaccctgtcaagttttatccCATTTGCTCATAAACCATAGTTTAAATAtcattgtatagtatctgaaaaacagttatcagaaaaatagtttaatttccctgcccacgagattctatcgctgcatacaccgagcacctgaatactagcattaacccgagtatagatgccactatacccgcctttacctcctaaaatgttatacacctgtacgagtgtatttaatgttaaaaataaatgcaccactgcttttatagtgggtgaggttgtcaacctaacggatccatccatctaaattgtgcttacaccgatggtattaaaagtattcaagctagaggattTGTGTACAAACTcggtatgcatatgtgtagtactcatatcaatataaaagtaattaaaaatgtaaatataacagcgtgtattctcatccctgaaaacatgtaaaaagcgggactgtagactcacctttgaataagctcggaatgaaagacaaatgacttgtacggtttagacccgagtaatgtaacctaattatacgtatgtaggttggtcaatatatgtatcttatataagtgtggtttcatagtgtacgttgtattattgctcgactcgacgcgttttaaagtaaaagtcaactatatcatgcaagtcaaacaaagtcaaccgaagtcaaaccgaaagtcaaacttggtcaaagtagtcaactaaagtcaacataagtaggttcatgtcaaatattggtcaacatgtcaaacctaagtcatacaatacgttttaggtcataaatgatcattttcacaatttcagtttatcgttgtgcaccaaatccatgaacacgtagcatacttagcaaattatctcatagtacaaaattcacataaacatgaaaaactccagatcataaatagacttaaaatagattccaaaaattccagctagggtctcatacgataattaaaagtcaggaatcagaaaggatcaagttcaggttcgttacagaaatttctgctcgtgcatcagtttttaaacatttttcataaaatatagaaaatagattttgaagaACGGCCAATTGGTATCGTCTCGAAACATCTGAagattttagtgataaaataatcagaagcattgctttagcAAATTCGTACAGTTTTGCAAAATATTACAGACTCTCCAGTTTTTGAACATCAATCGAACACATCACAAAGATAAGCATATaactcatggcaaatcacgttctcgtaagttcgcatacaaatgaaacatgtcaaggaatacttagaataacatattccagaagcccaaagtctaaatcaattcctaattcgttctagcaatttttatgtaaacttaaaaacagattcagcatactttacaaatcaaaacttcgttttatcatatcgggagcattacataacctttcgatacaaatctttagtctaaattgcataacttttcacaaggaatacattagtacactttatataaactaaaacacaaagcatgcaactcctaaaattcggattacatgtgaaaccctaacgaaacttcgattaatcataacttaagcatccggtaacgaaatcatgcaaatccaaagtccaaatttattaattttttgagatctatccatctaaatacattatatgatcagtacataaactcatataatcagattcataacaatcaaattcggttttcataacaaagacaacaatcgagcaaattaacaaCTAACAACTTtaatcgcaatcaattgagcactagactcttgtacactatgtaattgattaaaatcagatctaataagattagggttagtgGTTTTATACCTTCAAATAACAAATTGCAAGTAGAtacgtgtagagaagaacgagaggatcaCGAATACATAAACGATTAAGCAAACGAGCAAGCAATTGATGGGGATTGAACGAGATGAAGATGGCGACCTAGATGATGAATATGGGGCTGCAAATCACGAATGGGAGCAGCTACAAGTCGTTCCCCTTCTTTTGTTATAATTATTTAGGGATTAAAAGGCTTAAAGGGCTTAACTAGTTGGGTTTTAACATTAACGGGCCACGAAAAAAACATATGGACCATGGCGGGTGAAGAATTTTGGCCAAGAGGGTCCAAATAGAAGTTAATGGACTCTAAAATGATTCTAGATGACTTTCTATGGGATCCGGTTAAGAGCCTTGAAGTGTCGTCAGCCGAAAACGTAAACCGGAACGTTAAACGTCAATTTCTCgcgttttaatctatataaattctaataaattgaaagtatgtttaaaacataataattatacagtatatttattaaaattgattTATATTATGTTTTGGCTTGCTTGATCATAAAGTGTggttcgtttcaagtgccgtttaaacgtaccAAAGGCCCGAAACGCTAAATCGGTCGTTAAACGCagccaaacgttaatttattaaaaacccaataaattaaatatttcaaaaagttaataattaataaatttaattattaaaataaaccctagcgtttcgttgctcaaaaaactattatcaaaatcgtatcgtttttatcgtatttcattattcgaaatatttatctgaattaatatcaacccatatcaattattaaaaccctccgaagatcaagtatgcatttaatacacgtaaacgcataatagctaaataatcgccgttaaataaactaacgaaaggttaacggaagtaacggaaaaatcaaggttgttacattacccacctgttattgaaaatttcgtcccgaaattttagtgaacgtccgctgaagtagttttctCGGAAAACAGTTGTGGATACttcagtctcatctgatcttcacgctcccacgtgaactctggtcctctcctcgcgttccaccgaactttaacgatagggattctgctttgcttcaattgcttgacctcacggcccaagatttcgacaggttcctcaatgaaatgaagtttgttatCGATatgcagttcctctaaaggaataatcaaattatcttcggctaggcacttctttagattggacacatgaaaaacgtcatgaataccgctgagtgcttgtggtagttccaatctgtaagctaccggtccaactctctcagttATCTCTAATGGTCCAACATATATAGGACTCAGTtttcctcgtttcccaaatcgtacgacacccttccaaggtgataccttaagcataactttgtcaccaacttggaactctatgtcctttcgtctaacattgacgtaactcttttgacgacttcgagccattctcaatcattcctgaatttgtagaactttctcagttgtctcctgaataatctcagggcctgtcaactgactatctcccaactcgctcc of the Rutidosis leptorrhynchoides isolate AG116_Rl617_1_P2 chromosome 5, CSIRO_AGI_Rlap_v1, whole genome shotgun sequence genome contains:
- the LOC139849119 gene encoding uncharacterized protein — its product is MYIYGPQDTGDKLNLWSRLSSFKTNHVGHYIIFGDFNEVHTANDRFGSVFNATGALAFNNFINDAELFDMPLGGLRFTWMNKSGSKMSHIDRFLISHEVMNEFPEVKLEALNRAEDMQVSLFDKCGRLKEKIKGWMADKRITENTRKKLLQDKIQEIDIKLDNTCASLEEIDERTSNIKELEDFMRMEELDIQQKARLKWNVEGDENSKYFHGLINSRRHQQMVNGILIDGVWNTNPHFIKKEFVKFYAQKFDNHESGVRFPLITISNCLSTDDNLILEGLISE